A single genomic interval of Cucumis sativus cultivar 9930 chromosome 5, Cucumber_9930_V3, whole genome shotgun sequence harbors:
- the LOC101203529 gene encoding calcium-transporting ATPase 4, plasma membrane-type isoform X1: MSETIENYLRKNFDLDSKSPSEEAQMRWRSAVSIVKNRRRRFRMVADLEKRAKAGEKRRKLQEKIRVALYVQKAALHFIDAGKRGDYRLSTEVREAGYGVEPDALASMVQTHNTKSLEHYGGVRGLARELNVSLKDGIVTSEIPSRQNIYGINRYVEKPSRGFWMFVWEALHDLTLVILLVSAVVSIGVGNATEGWPKGMYDGLGIIMSIFLVVIVTAVSDYNQSLQFKDLEKQKKNIIIQVTRDGCRQKVSIYDLVVGDIVHLSIGDQVPADGILVSGYSLSIDESSLSGESEPVNVDDNRPFLLAGTKVQDGSGKMLVTSVGMRTEWGRLMVTLSEGGDDETPLQVKLNGVATIIGKIGLVFAVLTFIVLISRYIVFKALHNQIEHWSSKDASTLLNYFAIAVIIIVVAVPEGLPLAVTLSLAFAMKRLMKDKALVRHLSACETMGSATCICTDKTGTLTTNHMVVDKMWICEETRTTKNSDDETALKSSVNETVYNLLIQSIFQNTSSEVVKGKDGRNTILGTPTETALLEFGLLMGGAFGTLNDEYKIIKVEPFNSNRKKMSVLVALPTGGFRAFCKGASEIILSMCDKVLSANGEALPLSDEKRINISNIIYSFANGALRTLCIAYKDIEVSSAPDKIPDSNFTLIAVVGIKDPVRPGVKEAVQACLAAGITVRMVTGDNINTARAIAKECGILTEDGLAIEGPEFRNKSQDEMEMLIPKLQVMARSSPLDKHMLVGQLRKTFKEVVAVTGDGTNDAPALHEADIGLAMGIAGTEVAKENADVVIMDDNFTTIVNVARWGRAVYINIQKFVQFQLTVNVVALMLNFISACASGSAPLTAVQMLWVNLIMDTLGALALATEPPNEGLMQRKPIGRNVNIITGIMWRNIIGQSIYQITVLLILRFEGKRLLNLTGSDSSIILDTFIFNSFVFCQVFNEINSRDMEKINVLKGIFGSWVFIGVMASTVGFQIIIVEFLGTFAETVGLSLNLWIASIVIGALSLPIAMVLKCIPVSNTKTTSHFHDGYEPLPTGPDFV, encoded by the exons ATGAGTGAAACCATCGAAAATTACTTGAGAAAGAACTTCGACCTCGACTCCAAGAGTCCGTCAGAAGAGGCTCAAATGCGATGGCGATCTGCCGTTTCTATTGTCAAGAATCGCCGTCGGAGGTTTCGTATGGTTGCTGATCTCGAAAAGCGCGCTAAGGCTGGGGAGAAACGCAGAAAACTCCAG GAAAAGATACGAGTAGCTCTATACGTACAAAAAGCAGCATTGCATTTCATTGATG CCGGGAAGCGAGGTGACTACAGGCTCTCCACAGAAGTTAGGGAAGCTGGTTATGGAGTTGAACCTGATGCATTAGCATCCATGGTTCAAACCCACAACACCAAGAGTTTGGAACATTATGGGGGCGTTAGGGGATTGGCAAGAGAATTAAACGTTTCTTTGAAAGATGGAATTGTTACAAGTGAAATACCTTCAAGGCAGAACATATACGGCATCAACCGTTATGTTGAGAAGCCTTCAAGAGGCTTTTGGATGTTTGTATGGGAAGCCCTGCATGATTTGACTCTTGTCATTCTCTTGGTTTCTGCTGTGGTTTCCATTGGCGTTGGAAATGCAACTGAAGGTTGGCCTAAAGGCATGTACGATGGACTTGGAATAATAATGAGTATTTTTCTGGTCGTGATAGTAACGGCAGTCAGTGACTATAATCAGTCTTTGCAATTTAAGGACTTGGAAAAGcagaagaaaaacattatcATTCAAGTCACTCGAGATGGATGCAGACAGAAGGTTTCCATTTACGACTTGGTGGTTGGAGATATTGTTCATTTGTCTATTGGAGATCAAGTCCCTGCTGATGGCATTTTGGTGTCAGGCTACAGCTTATCAATTGACGAATCGAGCTTATCAGGTGAAAGTGAACCTGTAAATGTAGATGATAATAGGCCTTTTCTTCTAGCAGGGACCAAAGTGCAGGATGGATCTGGTAAAATGCTAGTTACCTCCGTTGGCATGAGAACTGAATGGGGAAGATTGATGGTCACTTTGAGTGAAGGAGGAGATGACGAAACACCACTTCAGGTAAAGCTTAATGGGGTTGCGACAATCATTGGAAAGATCGGCTTGGTATTCGCGGTGTTAACATTCATAGTTCTGATCTCAAGGTATATTGTGTTCAAAGCATTACACAATCAAATTGAGCATTGGTCCTCCAAAGATGCGTCAACGCTTCTAAATTACTTTGCCATTGcagtaattataattgttgttGCAGTTCCAGAAGGATTACCTCTGGCCGTAACACTAAGTCTTGCCTTTGCCATGAAAAGGTTAATGAAGGATAAGGCACTTGTGAGGCATCTCTCTGCTTGTGAGACTATGGGTTCTGCAACCTGCATTTGCACTGATAAAACAGGTACATTGACAACAAACCATATGGTCGTGGACAAGATGTGGATCTGTGAAGAAACGAGGACAACAAAAAATTCGGACGATGAAACTGCTTTGAAAAGCTCTGTAAATGAAACGGTATACAATCTCCTTATACaatctatatttcaaaataccAGCTCAGAGGTGGTCAAAGGCAAAGACGGCAGAAACACCATATTGGGCACTCCAACTGAGACTGCATTGCTAGAATTTGGCTTGCTTATGGGTGGTGCTTTTGGTACATTGAATGATGAGTATAAGATCATCAAAGTGGAGCCATTCAATtcaaatagaaagaaaatgtctGTTCTTGTGGCTCTTCCAACTGGTGGCTTTCGCGCATTTTGCAAGGGAGCATCCGAAATCATTTTATCCATGTGCGACAAGGTTCTCAGTGCTAATGGAGAAGCATTGCCTCTTTcagatgaaaaaagaataaacatcTCGAATATCATTTATAGCTTTGCCAACGGTGCTCTTAGAACTTTATGCATCGCTTACAAGGATATAGAAGTTTCTTCAGCACCTGACAAAATTCCAGATagtaattttactttaatagCGGTTGTTGGGATTAAAGATCCTGTACGTCCAGGTGTAAAGGAGGCAGTTCAGGCTTGTTTGGCTGCTGGAATAACTGTAAGGATGGTGACTGGGGATAACATCAATACGGCTAGAGCCATAGCCAAAGAGTGTGGCATTTTGACAGAAGATGGTTTAGCAATAGAAGGGCCAGAGTTTCGCAATAAAAGCCAAGATGAAATGGAGATGTTAATACCAAAACTCCAG GTGATGGCTCGATCATCTCCTCTTGACAAGCACATGTTGGTTGGTCAGTTAAGGAAAACGTTCAAAGAAGTGGTGGCTGTCACAGGTGATGGTACTAATGATGCCCCTGCTTTGCATGAGGCAGACATTGGATTGGCCATGGGTATTGCGGGAACAGAG GTTGCAAAAGAAAATGCGGACGTAGTCATAATGGATGATAATTTCACAACCATTGTTAATGTTGCGAGATGGGGACGTGCAGTCTACATCAACATTCAAAAGTTCGTTCAGTTTCAGCTTACAGTCAACGTAGTCGCTCTCATGCTCAATTTTATATCTGCATGCGCTTCAG GATCTGCTCCACTAACGGCTGTTCAAATGCTATGGGTGAACTTGATAATGGACACTCTTGGAGCTCTAGCTTTGGCCACAGAGCCTCCCAATGAGGGGCTGATGCAAAGAAAACCGATTGGGAGAAACGTTAATATCATCACTGGGATTATGTGGAGGAACATCATTGGTCAGAGCATCTATCAAATCACAGTGTTATTAATCCTCAGATTTGAAGGAAAACGCCTGCTGAATCTCACTGGTTCTGATTCAAGCATCATTCTCGACACCTTCATTTTCAACTCCTTCGTGTTTTGCCAG GTGTTCAATGAAATAAACAGCCGTGACATGGAAAAGATAAACGTGTTGAAAGGGATATTTGGGAGCTGGGTGTTCATTGGAGTGATGGCATCAACAGTAGGATTCCAAATCATAATAGTGGAATTTCTTGGGACGTTTGCAGAAACAGTGGGATTAAGCTTGAATTTATGGATAGCCAGCATTGTAATTGGAGCTTTGAGTTTGCCAATCGCAATGGTCTTGAAATGCATTCCTGTTTCAAACACCAAAACAACTTCCCACTTCCATGATGGTTATGAGCCTCTCCCTACTGGTCCTGACTTCGTTTAA
- the LOC101203529 gene encoding calcium-transporting ATPase 4, plasma membrane-type isoform X2, translated as MVQTHNTKSLEHYGGVRGLARELNVSLKDGIVTSEIPSRQNIYGINRYVEKPSRGFWMFVWEALHDLTLVILLVSAVVSIGVGNATEGWPKGMYDGLGIIMSIFLVVIVTAVSDYNQSLQFKDLEKQKKNIIIQVTRDGCRQKVSIYDLVVGDIVHLSIGDQVPADGILVSGYSLSIDESSLSGESEPVNVDDNRPFLLAGTKVQDGSGKMLVTSVGMRTEWGRLMVTLSEGGDDETPLQVKLNGVATIIGKIGLVFAVLTFIVLISRYIVFKALHNQIEHWSSKDASTLLNYFAIAVIIIVVAVPEGLPLAVTLSLAFAMKRLMKDKALVRHLSACETMGSATCICTDKTGTLTTNHMVVDKMWICEETRTTKNSDDETALKSSVNETVYNLLIQSIFQNTSSEVVKGKDGRNTILGTPTETALLEFGLLMGGAFGTLNDEYKIIKVEPFNSNRKKMSVLVALPTGGFRAFCKGASEIILSMCDKVLSANGEALPLSDEKRINISNIIYSFANGALRTLCIAYKDIEVSSAPDKIPDSNFTLIAVVGIKDPVRPGVKEAVQACLAAGITVRMVTGDNINTARAIAKECGILTEDGLAIEGPEFRNKSQDEMEMLIPKLQVMARSSPLDKHMLVGQLRKTFKEVVAVTGDGTNDAPALHEADIGLAMGIAGTEVAKENADVVIMDDNFTTIVNVARWGRAVYINIQKFVQFQLTVNVVALMLNFISACASGSAPLTAVQMLWVNLIMDTLGALALATEPPNEGLMQRKPIGRNVNIITGIMWRNIIGQSIYQITVLLILRFEGKRLLNLTGSDSSIILDTFIFNSFVFCQVFNEINSRDMEKINVLKGIFGSWVFIGVMASTVGFQIIIVEFLGTFAETVGLSLNLWIASIVIGALSLPIAMVLKCIPVSNTKTTSHFHDGYEPLPTGPDFV; from the exons ATGGTTCAAACCCACAACACCAAGAGTTTGGAACATTATGGGGGCGTTAGGGGATTGGCAAGAGAATTAAACGTTTCTTTGAAAGATGGAATTGTTACAAGTGAAATACCTTCAAGGCAGAACATATACGGCATCAACCGTTATGTTGAGAAGCCTTCAAGAGGCTTTTGGATGTTTGTATGGGAAGCCCTGCATGATTTGACTCTTGTCATTCTCTTGGTTTCTGCTGTGGTTTCCATTGGCGTTGGAAATGCAACTGAAGGTTGGCCTAAAGGCATGTACGATGGACTTGGAATAATAATGAGTATTTTTCTGGTCGTGATAGTAACGGCAGTCAGTGACTATAATCAGTCTTTGCAATTTAAGGACTTGGAAAAGcagaagaaaaacattatcATTCAAGTCACTCGAGATGGATGCAGACAGAAGGTTTCCATTTACGACTTGGTGGTTGGAGATATTGTTCATTTGTCTATTGGAGATCAAGTCCCTGCTGATGGCATTTTGGTGTCAGGCTACAGCTTATCAATTGACGAATCGAGCTTATCAGGTGAAAGTGAACCTGTAAATGTAGATGATAATAGGCCTTTTCTTCTAGCAGGGACCAAAGTGCAGGATGGATCTGGTAAAATGCTAGTTACCTCCGTTGGCATGAGAACTGAATGGGGAAGATTGATGGTCACTTTGAGTGAAGGAGGAGATGACGAAACACCACTTCAGGTAAAGCTTAATGGGGTTGCGACAATCATTGGAAAGATCGGCTTGGTATTCGCGGTGTTAACATTCATAGTTCTGATCTCAAGGTATATTGTGTTCAAAGCATTACACAATCAAATTGAGCATTGGTCCTCCAAAGATGCGTCAACGCTTCTAAATTACTTTGCCATTGcagtaattataattgttgttGCAGTTCCAGAAGGATTACCTCTGGCCGTAACACTAAGTCTTGCCTTTGCCATGAAAAGGTTAATGAAGGATAAGGCACTTGTGAGGCATCTCTCTGCTTGTGAGACTATGGGTTCTGCAACCTGCATTTGCACTGATAAAACAGGTACATTGACAACAAACCATATGGTCGTGGACAAGATGTGGATCTGTGAAGAAACGAGGACAACAAAAAATTCGGACGATGAAACTGCTTTGAAAAGCTCTGTAAATGAAACGGTATACAATCTCCTTATACaatctatatttcaaaataccAGCTCAGAGGTGGTCAAAGGCAAAGACGGCAGAAACACCATATTGGGCACTCCAACTGAGACTGCATTGCTAGAATTTGGCTTGCTTATGGGTGGTGCTTTTGGTACATTGAATGATGAGTATAAGATCATCAAAGTGGAGCCATTCAATtcaaatagaaagaaaatgtctGTTCTTGTGGCTCTTCCAACTGGTGGCTTTCGCGCATTTTGCAAGGGAGCATCCGAAATCATTTTATCCATGTGCGACAAGGTTCTCAGTGCTAATGGAGAAGCATTGCCTCTTTcagatgaaaaaagaataaacatcTCGAATATCATTTATAGCTTTGCCAACGGTGCTCTTAGAACTTTATGCATCGCTTACAAGGATATAGAAGTTTCTTCAGCACCTGACAAAATTCCAGATagtaattttactttaatagCGGTTGTTGGGATTAAAGATCCTGTACGTCCAGGTGTAAAGGAGGCAGTTCAGGCTTGTTTGGCTGCTGGAATAACTGTAAGGATGGTGACTGGGGATAACATCAATACGGCTAGAGCCATAGCCAAAGAGTGTGGCATTTTGACAGAAGATGGTTTAGCAATAGAAGGGCCAGAGTTTCGCAATAAAAGCCAAGATGAAATGGAGATGTTAATACCAAAACTCCAG GTGATGGCTCGATCATCTCCTCTTGACAAGCACATGTTGGTTGGTCAGTTAAGGAAAACGTTCAAAGAAGTGGTGGCTGTCACAGGTGATGGTACTAATGATGCCCCTGCTTTGCATGAGGCAGACATTGGATTGGCCATGGGTATTGCGGGAACAGAG GTTGCAAAAGAAAATGCGGACGTAGTCATAATGGATGATAATTTCACAACCATTGTTAATGTTGCGAGATGGGGACGTGCAGTCTACATCAACATTCAAAAGTTCGTTCAGTTTCAGCTTACAGTCAACGTAGTCGCTCTCATGCTCAATTTTATATCTGCATGCGCTTCAG GATCTGCTCCACTAACGGCTGTTCAAATGCTATGGGTGAACTTGATAATGGACACTCTTGGAGCTCTAGCTTTGGCCACAGAGCCTCCCAATGAGGGGCTGATGCAAAGAAAACCGATTGGGAGAAACGTTAATATCATCACTGGGATTATGTGGAGGAACATCATTGGTCAGAGCATCTATCAAATCACAGTGTTATTAATCCTCAGATTTGAAGGAAAACGCCTGCTGAATCTCACTGGTTCTGATTCAAGCATCATTCTCGACACCTTCATTTTCAACTCCTTCGTGTTTTGCCAG GTGTTCAATGAAATAAACAGCCGTGACATGGAAAAGATAAACGTGTTGAAAGGGATATTTGGGAGCTGGGTGTTCATTGGAGTGATGGCATCAACAGTAGGATTCCAAATCATAATAGTGGAATTTCTTGGGACGTTTGCAGAAACAGTGGGATTAAGCTTGAATTTATGGATAGCCAGCATTGTAATTGGAGCTTTGAGTTTGCCAATCGCAATGGTCTTGAAATGCATTCCTGTTTCAAACACCAAAACAACTTCCCACTTCCATGATGGTTATGAGCCTCTCCCTACTGGTCCTGACTTCGTTTAA